CCAACTGATCGAGTTGGGAAAGATGTCCGTCCAACTGTCGAATCTGCTGTGTCGTCTCAGCTATCTGAGTGGAAACGGAGCTTAATTCGGATTCTGTTCGTAAAATTTCAATCTCGAGTTCCTGATAGATGGGGTTTTTTCCGGTGGTCACTCTATCAGTGAGACGATCCTCTTGCTCTCGGAGGAATTTCTCCACTGTATTAATTTCATTTCTTATGTCGGTGATCAGGCGACTGGTCTCCTTGAACTTCGCTGAAAGGCTCTGTTCTTTAAGTCGAAGCTCCAAGAGATTTGCCTTCAGCCCGTCTACAACTCCCTGGCGCTCCGCAACGCTCGCCAGCGGAATTTGGCTGGGAATACTCCCAAGCTGTCTTTTTACGGAGGTGTGCTTGCTGAGTAGGCCCTGTTTTTGGTTTTGGTATTTCTTTAATGCGGTATCTAAATCTCTTCGCTGCTCGAGGGTTAATTGTCGCTCTTCCTGAAGCGAAGAAAGCCTATGTGTGCGCTTAAATTCCTGCAGCCTTGATTGAGATAGTTCCAATTTTTCCTGATAGTCCGCCGCTTGCTTTTCCAAAAATCCAGCTTGCGGGTTACTAAAGACCTTCAGGTGTTTTTCCATCACGAGATCGAGGAGATTGTTGACGACCCGGGATGAGGCTTCTGCATCGGGGTGCTGAAATTTAATTTTGATGACGTTGGAGTCTTTTAAGGTTGAAAATGACAGCTTGTCTCTCATTTCTTCAATCGCTGCATCCAAGGCAGTCATTTTAGTTGGTGGATCCTGAGCGATGTCGGGATATAACCTTGCTAATCCAATTTTCGTGATGACTCCTTTGGCCACATCTTGACTTGAGAAGATTTGAATTTCCGACTCCACGATCCGATTTTGGTCATAAGATATCGCTTGGCCAGTTGAGCCAACCTCGGGACGATACATGTATTCCCGCCCGATCTTTACCATGACCGTTGCTTCAGATTCATAAATGGGGGTCATAATGAATGAACCTGCCGTCACAGTGAGGACCGCAGCAGCAAACACTCCAATGACCTTATTCTGATGTTTTATGAGAACAGTCAAAAAATCCCTTAAGTTGCCGTGCTGAACCTCATGCATTGCCATACAACCTGTACCTAGAACGGGTTAAAAAAGACACCGAAATTTAATGGAATATTTGCTCGGATATATTGATGCACCCACAGATTGACATTTGAGATCGGTGATCTAGGAACATAGACGATGTCGAATGGCACCAACCCTACATCCTGACTAAAGTCGTTCCCTGTCAGCACATCATCGAGGTCAAGCTTCATCACCAAAGGGTCTTTTCCCTTGATACGCCTGATGACCAAAGCTTCCTTCCATGCTCGATCAGTGAGGCCCTCTGCCCGTGATATCGCTTGCATAACAGTAAGGGGGCGCAGCAGTTCCAACTCACCGGGTTTCTTGACTTCTCCATCGACATATACCCTGGACCCAAAGGAGCGAACAATTACGGTAATTTCTGGATTCTTGAGCTCCTTGCCATATTTCTGCCGCAAAAGAGCACTAAGCTCATTCGGAGAACGGCCGGCGGCCACGACTTCTCCAATGAGCTGCATGGAAATTCGACCGTCTGGGCGAACAGCCATGCCATCATTCATATCTGGATTATAAAAAAACTTCATTTCCAGTTGGTCCCCAGGTTGAATGATGTACTCCTCACTGATAGCAGGGCCTACCAACCCAATTTCTGTTCCTGGAGCGCCTACAGGAGTTGGGCTTTGAACTACAACACTCGGACTACAGGCAGCTGAGAGTCCAATTACCAAAAGCATCCAACGAATTAGCATCTATTTGTAACCCTTTCAGGAAGAGGCACTGGTATTCATCGGGAAATGAGTAAACATTCATGATATAAGGCTGAAATGCTCGTTGAAGTCTATTTTCAGGAGCGAGTCTAGTGAAAACTTGGGTCTCCCTTCACATCAACACGCCACGTATCCTCACCTCTGTTTGGTGAGATCGATACCCAAGCCAGGCTCTTATTGGTTCCGTGACGCAGCATCAACTCCGCCTCGAACCCAAACAATTCTTTTGCCCTGCTCACCTCTAGGCAGCGGCGCGGTTGACCATTAGGCTTGCCGGTATCCCATATCAGATCTCCCATGAATCCCACCTCGTCGGCGATCAGGTGCGCCAGATCTTGAATCGTGCTCTCTTCTCCCGTGGCATATTCATCGGGTCGTCGTCATTCTCGTGTTCAGCCGCTAACAGAACGGCGCGGGCTGCATCGGCATATGTAGAGAACCTCCCGCGACGACAAGCCGTCGCCCCACAGCAGCACCTGCTGCTCCCCCTTGGCTTGCGCCTTAACACACTTCCTGATGAGGGCCTGAAAGACATGCACGTTTACGTGTCAAATTTGTTGCCGGGGCCATAGGGGGTTATGGGAACGAGCACAATCTCCTTGGCGGTAAACCCGTATTAGTGCCGATCAGCCTAAGCCTGGACCAGCATCATTTTCTTAGCCAGTCCGTAAGGCGCATTCGTTTTTTCTGGAAACCAGGACCACAGGTCTTCTTCGCCAAAGGAACTGGAATATACTTGGAATCGGCGCAGATGGTGGCTAGCGCTACAGATTACTCCAGCCCCTGCTCCAGCCCAACTTCTGTTAACTATGTACCCATCAGTTATGGTAGAAAACCAGCCGGAATTCGTGTGATTGCCTTGACGCCTCCGGCTCGTGCCGCGCTGTCGTACAGTCGCTGGACGGTCTCCAGCTGGACGAGATCAGAGTCCCGGCTTTTTGGCACTCAAATCGCACAGCAGCCCGGGTGCCGAAGTTGGCCTATGCCCACCGATCCTCAACACCCCGAGCTGCCAGTTACGACGACGCGTGTATCCGCCCCGGAACCTCATGCACAAGGTACCGCCTTGGTGCCTTCCAAGGTTTGGCGCTCTGCATGCACATCGGCGTCCACCATCATGGCCACCAACTC
The DNA window shown above is from Nitrospira sp. CR1.1 and carries:
- a CDS encoding sugar transporter, with amino-acid sequence MLIRWMLLVIGLSAACSPSVVVQSPTPVGAPGTEIGLVGPAISEEYIIQPGDQLEMKFFYNPDMNDGMAVRPDGRISMQLIGEVVAAGRSPNELSALLRQKYGKELKNPEITVIVRSFGSRVYVDGEVKKPGELELLRPLTVMQAISRAEGLTDRAWKEALVIRRIKGKDPLVMKLDLDDVLTGNDFSQDVGLVPFDIVYVPRSPISNVNLWVHQYIRANIPLNFGVFFNPF
- a CDS encoding lipopolysaccharide biosynthesis protein is translated as MAMHEVQHGNLRDFLTVLIKHQNKVIGVFAAAVLTVTAGSFIMTPIYESEATVMVKIGREYMYRPEVGSTGQAISYDQNRIVESEIQIFSSQDVAKGVITKIGLARLYPDIAQDPPTKMTALDAAIEEMRDKLSFSTLKDSNVIKIKFQHPDAEASSRVVNNLLDLVMEKHLKVFSNPQAGFLEKQAADYQEKLELSQSRLQEFKRTHRLSSLQEERQLTLEQRRDLDTALKKYQNQKQGLLSKHTSVKRQLGSIPSQIPLASVAERQGVVDGLKANLLELRLKEQSLSAKFKETSRLITDIRNEINTVEKFLREQEDRLTDRVTTGKNPIYQELEIEILRTESELSSVSTQIAETTQQIRQLDGHLSQLDQLEKELATLQLKVEADQNNYRMYLSKVEEAHVSEKMDELKMANLSIIQAAAVPPKPVKPKKGLNILLGIVAGIIGGISCAFMAAYIEEGYTRPEEAEKDLGIPVLSAVNYKG